The following proteins are co-located in the Patescibacteria group bacterium genome:
- a CDS encoding EamA family transporter translates to MHTFLLALISPALWSMSNHIDKYLVSKYFKGGGTGALIIFSSIVFAFLLPVIYLFNPSVVDVTISQALFMMLAGIVWVFSVLFYLYAMQEGEATYVAMLFQTIPVFSFILGTIFLHEILSGRQITGATIVLLAAIGLSLELGGRLPRLKSRMLLLMLGSSFLVSLGWLILKMGAIDAGFWTAMFWTYAGDTVVGVCFITLIPRWRKEFVMNIRSNSLPVLGLNMFNEGITIIAGLNFAYLSLSIPLAILSTLNGFQPFFLFLYGIILTVFFPHISKESLATRHIIQKIIAVIIMIIGTYILNT, encoded by the coding sequence ATGCACACGTTCCTTCTCGCCCTCATCTCCCCCGCGCTCTGGAGCATGAGCAATCACATTGATAAGTACCTGGTCAGTAAATACTTTAAAGGCGGTGGCACAGGAGCACTCATTATCTTTTCTTCGATCGTTTTTGCCTTTCTTCTCCCCGTCATCTATCTGTTTAACCCGAGCGTAGTGGACGTGACCATAAGTCAGGCTCTTTTCATGATGCTTGCGGGAATTGTCTGGGTGTTTTCGGTTCTTTTCTACCTCTATGCCATGCAGGAGGGCGAGGCAACATATGTTGCGATGCTTTTTCAAACCATTCCCGTCTTCAGTTTTATTCTTGGTACGATTTTTCTCCATGAAATCCTATCTGGGCGACAAATCACCGGTGCAACAATCGTGCTCCTTGCTGCGATCGGTCTCTCCCTGGAGCTCGGTGGAAGATTGCCGAGGTTAAAATCCAGGATGCTCCTGCTCATGCTGGGATCAAGTTTCCTCGTCTCACTCGGCTGGCTTATTCTGAAAATGGGTGCCATTGATGCCGGTTTTTGGACCGCCATGTTCTGGACGTATGCGGGCGATACAGTTGTCGGCGTGTGCTTCATCACACTCATACCGCGATGGAGAAAAGAATTCGTGATGAATATCCGGAGCAACTCGCTGCCGGTTCTGGGACTCAATATGTTTAACGAAGGCATTACCATCATTGCCGGGCTGAACTTTGCCTATCTCAGCCTCTCCATTCCCCTCGCCATTCTTTCAACATTGAATGGTTTTCAACCATTTTTCCTCTTCTTGTACGGCATTATCCTGACCGTTTTCTTTCCCCACATCTCCAAAGAAAGCTTGGCAACTCGTCATATCATCCAAAAAATTATTGCCGTCATTATCATGATCATTGGAACGTACATTCTCAACACATAA
- a CDS encoding endonuclease/exonuclease/phosphatase family protein has protein sequence MKIISLNTFGGNVFEPLMQFVEKLAADTDVFCFQEIMNDAHGEFPQPEKGARLTLLKELVKRLPDFQMSFMVAQEKYDFDANEKGSSDEGLAIFVRNGISIVGRGNFFIMNGLNTFVPHDYSTLGSPAMFVQIPFGDTMLTICNVHGNSEPANKLDSPARLLQSKKIIDTLAHFKGEKMVMGDFNLFPDTESIKMFEPAGYKNLIKEYEIATTRGSHMRKLHPQFEHGKYGFQDFADYTFVTPGINVKSFEVPDEPISDHLPMIIKIEG, from the coding sequence ATGAAAATCATCTCCCTCAATACCTTCGGCGGCAATGTTTTCGAGCCTTTAATGCAGTTTGTCGAGAAACTTGCGGCTGATACGGATGTTTTCTGCTTCCAAGAAATCATGAATGATGCGCACGGCGAGTTTCCGCAGCCAGAGAAGGGAGCGCGGCTTACCCTTTTGAAGGAACTGGTAAAGCGGCTGCCGGATTTTCAGATGTCGTTTATGGTTGCACAGGAGAAATATGATTTCGACGCGAACGAGAAAGGAAGTTCGGATGAAGGCCTGGCAATCTTTGTAAGAAATGGGATTAGCATCGTGGGCAGAGGAAACTTTTTCATCATGAACGGCCTCAACACGTTTGTGCCTCATGACTATTCCACACTCGGCTCCCCCGCGATGTTTGTCCAGATCCCCTTTGGCGATACGATGCTAACCATTTGCAACGTCCACGGCAACTCTGAACCAGCCAACAAGCTCGACTCCCCCGCTCGCCTTCTGCAGTCGAAAAAGATTATCGACACGCTCGCGCATTTTAAGGGCGAAAAAATGGTGATGGGCGACTTCAATCTGTTTCCGGATACTGAAAGTATAAAAATGTTTGAACCCGCCGGTTACAAAAACCTCATCAAGGAATACGAAATCGCCACCACTCGCGGTTCACACATGCGCAAACTACATCCTCAGTTTGAGCACGGTAAATATGGTTTTCAAGACTTCGCTGACTACACCTTTGTGACCCCAGGAATCAACGTAAAGTCTTTTGAAGTTCCCGATGAACCAATCTCCGACCACTTGCCGATGATTATAAAGATCGAGGGCTAG
- a CDS encoding bifunctional phosphoglucose/phosphomannose isomerase, whose translation MLLDQDEVYKKFDPEDIGYGIEHLPEQARLAWHDTRELTFPKNYSEISNIVISGMGGSILGPHMLKCVLADRLSVPFELLSDYTLPNFVNKDTLVILSSYSGTTEETLAVAEQAKALRAKVAVICTGGALAELAKAENWPAYIFEPGDLAKQPRYGTGFSLVGIVGMLERMSILKIKESEVTSMMSAMGEVIDNCATDVPATENPAKEVAKEIVNRSIVIIAAEHLSGNAHILQNQMNESAKQFATYQLLPELNHHFLEGLSYPVGQAQNTTVILLRSNHYHARTQKRCDITADILEKKGITVIEYGAKGESRLDEVGEVLQFGSYVGLYLALLNSVVTTDTATVFEFKKRMNE comes from the coding sequence ATGTTGCTTGATCAAGACGAGGTTTATAAAAAATTTGACCCCGAGGATATTGGGTACGGAATTGAGCACTTGCCAGAGCAGGCACGGTTGGCTTGGCATGACACGCGCGAACTGACTTTTCCTAAAAATTACAGCGAAATCTCTAACATCGTGATTTCCGGGATGGGCGGCTCGATTCTTGGTCCGCACATGTTGAAGTGTGTTTTAGCAGACCGTTTGTCAGTGCCATTCGAACTGCTCAGTGATTACACCCTGCCAAATTTTGTAAACAAAGACACGCTCGTAATTTTGTCGAGCTATTCAGGAACGACAGAAGAAACGCTGGCTGTCGCTGAACAGGCTAAGGCACTTAGAGCAAAAGTGGCGGTTATTTGCACGGGCGGTGCCCTTGCCGAGCTAGCCAAGGCAGAAAACTGGCCAGCTTATATTTTTGAACCAGGCGATTTGGCTAAACAGCCGCGTTACGGCACCGGGTTTTCACTCGTCGGGATCGTGGGCATGCTTGAAAGAATGAGCATCTTGAAAATCAAAGAGTCCGAAGTGACCTCCATGATGTCGGCCATGGGCGAGGTGATCGATAACTGCGCAACTGATGTACCGGCAACTGAGAATCCGGCCAAAGAAGTGGCTAAAGAAATTGTAAACCGTTCGATTGTCATCATTGCCGCAGAACATCTTTCCGGCAACGCTCACATACTGCAGAATCAAATGAATGAGTCAGCTAAACAGTTTGCAACATATCAATTACTACCCGAGTTGAACCATCATTTCTTGGAAGGGCTCTCATATCCCGTCGGTCAAGCACAAAATACAACGGTCATTCTTCTACGTTCGAACCATTATCATGCAAGGACGCAAAAGAGATGTGACATCACGGCCGACATTTTGGAGAAAAAAGGCATTACGGTGATCGAATATGGCGCGAAAGGTGAATCCAGACTCGACGAAGTAGGCGAAGTCCTCCAGTTTGGCAGCTACGTTGGTTTGTACCTCGCGCTTCTGAACAGTGTCGTAACCACAGACACCGCCACCGTGTTCGAGTTCAAGAAAAGAATGAATGAATAA
- a CDS encoding FAD-dependent oxidoreductase, which yields MRNVLIIGGGIAGTTAAEELRARDKECSIIILSAEVHPCYSRVLLPHYVKGKVGREKVFLKQPQWYYDHQIEVMLGVRAEEIDLKNKFVRTSEGRELPFDDLLVTTGTDIDLLPDDRRGVSYLSTVDDADNLIALISELKTRPVEERRAFIYGGGFIALEYAGIFAHFEIPFGIAMRGHGFWSKLLSVESQQVLADQAKKHNIPLYFDEPMPELLGDEELMGVKLKNGQTIPCGLLGVGIGARATEKTVMEAGIPTKSGILANEYLETGIAHVYTAGDAAEFDDTTVGRRIRYGNWMNALMQGRAVGKTMAGERTKFALTSSYSTNFLGLQIVFIGDTSRELADEIKQLNPHEEHFIRAGKLVGAILIGDVSNRAALTKNIGSAYVA from the coding sequence ATGCGCAACGTACTCATAATCGGCGGAGGAATTGCCGGCACCACTGCAGCCGAGGAGCTTAGAGCACGCGACAAAGAATGTTCGATTATTATTTTGTCCGCGGAAGTGCACCCATGTTACTCACGCGTCCTGTTGCCGCATTATGTGAAAGGCAAGGTTGGACGCGAGAAAGTATTTCTAAAACAACCGCAGTGGTATTACGATCACCAAATAGAAGTGATGCTGGGGGTTAGAGCTGAGGAGATTGATTTGAAAAATAAGTTCGTACGCACGAGCGAAGGGCGAGAGTTGCCGTTTGATGATTTGTTGGTAACAACCGGTACGGATATAGATCTCTTGCCCGATGACCGGCGCGGCGTGTCGTATTTATCAACGGTCGATGATGCTGATAATCTAATCGCCCTCATTAGCGAGTTAAAAACTCGGCCAGTTGAGGAGCGCCGGGCATTTATTTACGGCGGGGGATTTATCGCCTTGGAGTACGCGGGCATTTTTGCTCATTTTGAAATTCCTTTTGGGATTGCCATGCGCGGCCACGGCTTTTGGTCCAAGTTACTTTCAGTCGAAAGCCAGCAAGTGCTCGCTGACCAGGCTAAGAAGCACAATATCCCGCTTTATTTTGACGAACCCATGCCGGAGCTCTTAGGAGACGAGGAACTGATGGGCGTGAAGTTGAAAAATGGCCAAACTATTCCGTGCGGTTTGCTAGGCGTAGGAATCGGCGCTAGAGCCACGGAGAAGACGGTTATGGAAGCTGGCATCCCCACGAAGAGTGGCATCTTGGCTAATGAGTATCTCGAAACCGGCATTGCCCATGTGTATACTGCAGGTGATGCGGCTGAATTTGATGACACCACGGTCGGCCGGCGCATCCGCTACGGCAACTGGATGAACGCGCTCATGCAAGGTAGAGCAGTAGGAAAGACTATGGCTGGCGAGCGAACTAAATTCGCGCTGACCTCGTCATACTCCACTAATTTCCTAGGCTTACAGATTGTTTTCATTGGCGATACGAGCCGTGAATTAGCTGATGAGATTAAACAATTAAATCCGCACGAGGAACACTTTATTCGTGCCGGCAAGCTAGTTGGAGCGATTTTGATCGGTGACGTTTCTAACCGAGCAGCGCTCACAAAAAATATTGGTTCAGCCTATGTTGCTTGA
- a CDS encoding ferredoxin gives MKLRIVVDPDLCIGAASCVTVAPDSFVINTENKAEVLDQGRSPDGPTYERTVEMTEAEKENLIVSAQSCPTLAISIFDESGAQLYPNV, from the coding sequence ATGAAACTTCGTATCGTTGTTGATCCAGACTTGTGTATTGGTGCGGCCAGCTGCGTCACGGTGGCGCCGGACTCGTTTGTAATAAATACTGAAAATAAAGCCGAAGTGCTAGACCAGGGCCGGTCTCCGGACGGGCCTACTTACGAGCGAACGGTAGAAATGACCGAGGCCGAGAAAGAAAATCTGATTGTTTCTGCTCAGTCTTGCCCAACGCTCGCAATTTCTATCTTTGACGAGAGCGGAGCTCAGCTTTACCCGAACGTTTAA
- a CDS encoding class I SAM-dependent methyltransferase gives MDEAFRKTTDFYNKQAEAFEAKTKDLQKHAWVDRFTSLVPEHGQILDIGCAYGRDSRSFADAGMRVEGIDGSEAMVEKAQKLVPEGKFFTGDIRSVPLEEQKYDGMWASGLFVHIPKQDISALLEKLNGALAEKGKLYGSIYLGTEEGLVKDERFEGAEKYYTYFTEEEFRSLLVEAGFEIVDFSPRIASEYERADVLEFIVEKANSSHL, from the coding sequence ATGGATGAAGCCTTTAGAAAGACGACGGATTTTTACAACAAACAGGCAGAGGCATTCGAGGCAAAGACGAAAGACCTCCAGAAACATGCTTGGGTTGATCGCTTCACTTCCTTGGTGCCGGAGCATGGTCAGATCCTGGATATCGGTTGCGCATACGGAAGAGATTCCCGTTCTTTTGCGGACGCTGGAATGAGAGTGGAGGGCATCGATGGTTCGGAAGCTATGGTCGAGAAAGCTCAGAAGCTTGTTCCGGAGGGTAAATTTTTCACTGGTGACATTCGATCCGTTCCTTTGGAGGAGCAGAAATACGATGGAATGTGGGCGTCAGGACTGTTTGTCCATATCCCAAAGCAGGATATCTCTGCTTTATTAGAGAAACTTAATGGTGCGCTAGCTGAGAAGGGAAAGCTCTACGGGTCAATCTATCTTGGTACAGAAGAAGGACTTGTGAAAGATGAACGTTTTGAGGGCGCCGAAAAATACTACACATATTTTACTGAAGAAGAGTTCCGATCATTGCTTGTCGAAGCTGGGTTTGAGATAGTCGATTTTTCTCCAAGAATAGCATCTGAGTACGAGCGAGCGGATGTTCTAGAATTCATTGTCGAGAAAGCTAATAGCAGCCATCTCTAG
- a CDS encoding cysteine desulfurase family protein: MYLDHAAATPVRKEALRAMLPYFSKSFGNPSSIHKMGVEVKKAIEEARGHVAALVGARADGVVFTSGATESINLALFGALKAHRGTGRHVVASAVEHKATLEALKNEGFEVSLVPVDYAGLVKVEDVVAAIRPDTVVVSIMAVNNEVGTINPINEIGREILRLKKPKDGLPPPKTPLFHVDAAQAVGYLDLSVERDHLDLVSFSAAKIGGPKGVGALVIGPNARIEALLFGGNQEHGLRAGTENVPGIVGFGVAASLALAEREKESKKLARIRKAFIREVTRAIPGVVINGDKKLTAPHIVNIQIPGKDSEEIVLRLDAKGIFISSASACTNPGARSHVLRAMGFSEDEVKASIRVSFGHGTKRKDVLHLAQEILKATQLH; encoded by the coding sequence ATGTATTTAGACCACGCCGCCGCCACGCCTGTTCGCAAGGAAGCCTTAAGGGCTATGTTGCCGTATTTTTCGAAGTCTTTCGGCAACCCATCGAGCATCCACAAAATGGGAGTAGAGGTGAAGAAAGCGATTGAGGAGGCTCGCGGGCATGTCGCGGCACTCGTCGGTGCACGTGCCGATGGCGTCGTGTTCACCTCTGGTGCGACCGAGTCGATCAACCTCGCACTCTTCGGTGCCTTGAAGGCTCACCGAGGGACTGGCCGGCATGTTGTTGCTTCTGCCGTAGAACACAAAGCTACGCTCGAGGCGCTTAAGAACGAAGGTTTCGAGGTCTCTCTCGTTCCTGTTGACTACGCCGGGCTGGTGAAGGTCGAGGATGTTGTCGCTGCGATCAGACCGGATACAGTTGTCGTCTCCATCATGGCCGTGAACAACGAAGTCGGCACCATCAATCCCATCAACGAAATCGGCCGAGAAATTCTTCGACTAAAAAAGCCAAAAGACGGATTGCCGCCCCCAAAGACGCCGCTTTTTCACGTTGACGCTGCACAGGCTGTTGGCTATCTTGATCTTTCCGTTGAGCGCGACCATCTTGATCTCGTCAGCTTCAGCGCAGCAAAAATTGGCGGGCCAAAGGGCGTTGGCGCGCTTGTTATCGGACCGAATGCGCGCATCGAGGCGCTACTTTTTGGTGGTAACCAGGAACATGGCCTTCGCGCCGGCACGGAAAACGTTCCCGGCATTGTCGGCTTTGGTGTCGCCGCATCACTCGCCTTAGCCGAACGCGAGAAAGAGTCAAAAAAGCTCGCCCGCATTCGCAAGGCCTTCATTCGTGAAGTCACCCGAGCAATTCCTGGGGTCGTTATTAATGGCGACAAGAAACTTACGGCTCCGCACATTGTAAATATCCAAATTCCAGGAAAAGATTCTGAAGAAATTGTTCTCAGACTCGATGCAAAGGGTATTTTCATCTCCTCGGCGAGTGCTTGCACCAACCCTGGAGCAAGAAGTCATGTCCTTCGAGCGATGGGATTCTCAGAAGACGAGGTGAAGGCGAGTATTCGAGTATCTTTTGGGCACGGAACAAAGAGAAAAGATGTTCTTCATTTGGCGCAGGAAATCCTTAAAGCTACTCAGTTGCATTAG
- a CDS encoding redoxin domain-containing protein has product MFLKRFAKTRAPEFPLGLTWLNGKPLKMADLRGKVVLIDFWTYSCINCQRTLPHVTRWDKTYRDKGLVVIGVHTPEFAFEKVEENVKAAIAEAGIEYSVVLDPDNKVWSLFANRYWPHKYLINKLGNIVYDHAGEGSYAQTEHEIQKALLESGAKDLPAIGPDDSVGGSVCYRTTPETYLGYLRGHIGNMSENLPDMEEAFTAIGEMKDDVPYLHGHWKIGSEFVEHTKTLPTPNEYLALKYNAFSVNLVMSTTNGKTATVIVELDGKPIPKDFAGPDVHIAKDGTAELVVKDARMYRVVNAKMYHKGTLKLKTASGNLRMFAFTFGGCVE; this is encoded by the coding sequence ATGTTTTTGAAGCGATTCGCAAAAACTCGGGCGCCAGAATTTCCTCTCGGCCTTACGTGGCTGAACGGGAAGCCTTTGAAGATGGCGGATTTGCGCGGGAAAGTAGTACTCATCGATTTTTGGACGTATTCCTGTATTAATTGCCAACGGACGCTCCCGCATGTGACGCGGTGGGACAAAACATACCGGGACAAGGGTTTGGTCGTGATTGGTGTGCACACGCCGGAGTTCGCATTTGAAAAGGTTGAGGAGAATGTGAAGGCTGCAATTGCCGAGGCAGGAATTGAGTATTCCGTGGTTCTTGATCCTGATAATAAAGTGTGGAGCTTATTCGCAAATCGCTACTGGCCGCATAAATATCTCATCAATAAGCTGGGGAATATTGTCTACGACCACGCAGGCGAGGGTTCCTATGCGCAGACTGAGCATGAAATTCAGAAGGCGTTGCTGGAATCTGGCGCGAAAGACTTGCCAGCGATCGGACCCGATGATTCGGTTGGCGGCAGTGTCTGTTATCGAACGACTCCTGAAACCTATCTCGGTTATTTACGCGGGCACATTGGCAACATGAGCGAGAACTTGCCGGACATGGAGGAGGCGTTTACGGCCATCGGTGAAATGAAGGACGATGTTCCGTATTTGCACGGACATTGGAAAATTGGTTCCGAATTTGTTGAACATACCAAGACATTACCGACGCCGAACGAATATCTAGCGCTTAAGTATAATGCTTTTTCGGTTAATCTTGTCATGAGCACGACAAACGGGAAGACGGCCACGGTTATCGTCGAACTTGATGGCAAGCCTATCCCCAAAGACTTCGCCGGTCCGGATGTTCACATCGCGAAGGACGGTACTGCCGAGCTCGTTGTTAAGGACGCGCGGATGTACCGCGTCGTGAACGCGAAGATGTATCATAAAGGAACGCTAAAGTTGAAAACGGCGAGCGGGAACCTGAGAATGTTCGCCTTTACGTTTGGAGGGTGCGTGGAGTAG
- a CDS encoding VIT1/CCC1 transporter family protein, whose product MGSRLGEILSGSVREVVFGLEDSFVSTMGAVSGIAVGSGNSSIVLLSGFVLVGVEAISMAAGSYLSSKAATEVYTERFKQDEARVLSERVTDTESLRDFFIRKGFSKVEMGIALKAIGRERRLWLDEAHRSEFRLSPSASGTPLFAGFIMGICYVFGGLLVLSPYIFLPIIYALPSAILVTIVALFLLGFWKASVANVKPVRSGIEMVLVSLAAAFLGIVIGHFVSAYTGIAAS is encoded by the coding sequence ATGGGCTCTAGATTGGGGGAAATACTTTCGGGTAGTGTCCGCGAGGTCGTTTTCGGCCTTGAAGATAGTTTTGTTTCTACTATGGGGGCGGTTTCGGGCATTGCCGTTGGCAGCGGAAATTCATCGATCGTACTTCTTTCCGGGTTTGTGTTGGTGGGGGTTGAAGCAATTTCCATGGCGGCCGGCAGCTACTTGTCTTCAAAAGCAGCCACTGAAGTTTATACCGAGCGATTTAAACAGGATGAGGCTCGAGTTCTGTCTGAACGAGTAACGGATACTGAGTCTCTGCGTGATTTTTTCATCCGAAAAGGGTTTTCTAAAGTCGAAATGGGGATTGCCCTTAAGGCTATAGGTCGAGAACGGAGGCTCTGGCTTGATGAAGCTCATCGTTCTGAGTTCAGGCTTTCTCCCTCGGCTTCCGGTACACCGCTTTTTGCAGGGTTTATTATGGGCATCTGTTATGTGTTCGGCGGTTTACTCGTGTTGTCACCGTACATCTTCCTGCCAATCATTTATGCTTTGCCATCAGCGATTTTAGTTACCATCGTTGCTCTCTTCTTGCTTGGTTTCTGGAAGGCGAGCGTGGCCAATGTGAAACCGGTTCGCAGTGGTATTGAAATGGTGCTTGTTTCTTTGGCTGCTGCATTTTTGGGCATCGTTATTGGACATTTTGTCTCAGCGTACACGGGAATAGCAGCTTCCTAA
- a CDS encoding ABC transporter ATP-binding protein, producing MANKEEKFGWREAWGMLRGSFRGTGGFYVGILFFILLAAIGQVAEPLLYGMIVDGIVGSLSGQTNVLPERLFESLIIVVFLWGGAAILGAAAKEFSQWLSYKAGNKVWDQFSHVALKRILDWDPERFGRVSLGALAKRLDRAGEASWEIAARAVVDIVPTLVTFVVFFVVGLVLDWRMTLISLATVPVLLALTIFAYRWADKRQEQLNEAWEDVSRKLYEIVANIVPIKSFVAEKRMLREYATLIDVGLVRQTRLNTVWTTLDFLNSATRFVARFLTLGAGILFISEGSLSLGVLVAFLGMMTYILAPFDYLLADILRRTSETKNAFARLQDDWYAERKVAEIARPIHLKEPKGELVFDKISYRYKGSNTDVLSNVSLHVKAGTSLAIVGPSGGGKSTLVRMINRFLDPTSGALFLDGVNVKDADIDELRRSVGVVHQDTVMFNESILENIKFAKPSASKDDVIAACKKAQAHEFITRMTNGYDTIVGERGARLSGGERQRLALARVFLADAPILILDESTSALDSETEAKLQAALTSAMKGRTTVIIAHRLSTVYMAEQIAVIEKGSVVELGTHDELLAEGGLYEKLWRLQSGGYLPE from the coding sequence ATGGCTAATAAGGAGGAAAAATTCGGCTGGAGGGAGGCGTGGGGCATGCTCCGCGGTTCGTTCCGAGGGACCGGCGGTTTTTACGTCGGCATTTTGTTTTTCATTCTTTTGGCGGCAATCGGCCAGGTAGCAGAGCCCCTACTTTACGGAATGATCGTGGACGGGATAGTTGGCTCTCTCTCTGGGCAGACTAATGTTCTACCAGAACGCCTTTTTGAGAGCCTCATTATCGTTGTCTTCCTTTGGGGTGGCGCCGCCATTCTTGGTGCGGCAGCAAAAGAGTTTAGCCAGTGGCTGAGCTATAAAGCCGGTAATAAAGTGTGGGATCAGTTCTCGCACGTAGCGCTGAAACGGATTCTCGATTGGGACCCGGAACGTTTTGGACGAGTGTCCCTGGGCGCGCTCGCAAAGCGGCTCGACAGGGCCGGCGAAGCCTCATGGGAAATTGCAGCCCGCGCAGTTGTCGACATTGTGCCGACGCTCGTCACGTTCGTCGTCTTTTTTGTCGTCGGCCTCGTTCTCGACTGGCGCATGACATTGATCTCACTGGCGACAGTTCCCGTTCTCCTCGCGCTGACGATCTTCGCATATCGGTGGGCGGATAAGCGGCAAGAGCAATTGAATGAAGCTTGGGAGGATGTGTCTCGTAAGCTTTATGAAATCGTCGCGAACATTGTGCCGATTAAATCGTTTGTCGCAGAAAAACGCATGTTGCGCGAGTACGCTACGCTGATCGACGTCGGCCTTGTCAGACAGACTCGCCTTAACACCGTTTGGACAACGCTCGACTTTTTGAACTCGGCGACGCGTTTTGTAGCGCGCTTTTTAACCCTCGGTGCAGGTATTTTATTTATTTCGGAGGGCTCGCTTTCACTCGGCGTTCTTGTTGCGTTTCTCGGCATGATGACGTACATCTTGGCGCCGTTCGATTACTTGTTGGCTGACATTCTGCGCCGCACGAGCGAAACAAAGAACGCCTTTGCTCGCCTACAAGATGATTGGTACGCAGAACGTAAAGTGGCCGAGATTGCTCGCCCAATTCACCTCAAAGAACCAAAAGGCGAGTTAGTTTTCGATAAAATATCCTACCGTTACAAAGGCTCGAACACTGACGTACTGTCGAATGTCTCGCTTCATGTTAAAGCGGGGACCAGCTTGGCCATTGTCGGCCCGTCCGGCGGCGGCAAGAGTACGTTGGTGCGCATGATTAACCGTTTCCTAGATCCAACGTCCGGCGCGTTGTTCTTGGACGGTGTAAATGTAAAGGACGCAGACATAGACGAGCTCCGCCGGTCAGTCGGTGTTGTGCATCAGGACACCGTCATGTTCAACGAATCAATTCTCGAGAACATTAAGTTTGCTAAACCTTCGGCGAGCAAGGACGACGTGATAGCCGCCTGTAAAAAAGCCCAGGCCCATGAGTTCATTACGAGGATGACGAACGGCTACGACACCATTGTCGGCGAACGTGGAGCTCGGTTATCAGGTGGTGAACGCCAACGCCTCGCTCTAGCCCGCGTCTTCCTGGCCGACGCGCCAATCTTGATCCTCGACGAGTCTACAAGCGCCCTCGACTCCGAAACAGAGGCCAAACTCCAGGCCGCACTCACTTCCGCCATGAAGGGCAGAACAACGGTCATCATCGCGCACCGGTTGTCGACGGTATACATGGCCGAACAGATTGCCGTGATCGAAAAAGGCTCAGTCGTCGAGCTCGGCACACATGATGAGCTCCTCGCAGAAGGCGGATTGTACGAAAAGTTATGGAGGTTGCAGTCCGGTGGTTACCTTCCAGAATAA